In Apis cerana isolate GH-2021 linkage group LG6, AcerK_1.0, whole genome shotgun sequence, the following are encoded in one genomic region:
- the LOC107998268 gene encoding uveal autoantigen with coiled-coil domains and ankyrin repeats protein, translated as MSDLQQQFQALEELAKTPELIERLKGKITDPLTDVWQIINITKRLDASEQGIDKLTKMVQDVMKGDISLATTEISKLEEKITHLENSLNNLENVVKNLHVIASEYGAEMEQEVEKEIIEGAEEPHPPAAQRISLSELLGGIDIKEMHKDVATLQEEVNQIKNDLKNLENEFGQAKDEFVTKLDQKHQTIQTLKEQLEEVAQEAKKKIEVVTEIKEVEKEEPKEIPKEIPKEVPKETPRETPTDSPKPMKEEKGVNSEELETVKGRISKLEKDVMNLHEKVETTHIIDAANLENMASKVQEMQGDVEKLTQITDNLIDERETREMHFSALLEQVELLKTIKADREDLEEALAEKADAQAIHRKVSYDQFDAACDDLAHGLEDAINKLGQQEMILQQALDEVQKEIEGKVDKIEISPLKEFVNQRLKVLQDKLKKVAEAREEIEAAGTKKLLRDVQCISCDKDVVMRMDGVPRFKVETLPCTTSMKPYLTYELDQVRKQHRKLPHSRNMIQFEAAIQEEAKKQRSARAEALVKTPRDHLCNRYCGGSHTITTPQQRVMRVGHFLTQWGPEIIQLTEGMIKGTDGRMYKSRRMPEKIDVCGPAYCDLPSVIVHYLCTFQLRKITEDNWISGQTVCDFRELLYTTA; from the exons ATGAGCGATCTTCAGCAACAGTTTCAAGCACTGGAAGAATTAGCGAAGACACCAGAACTTATCGAGCGTTTAAAAGGCAAGATCACGGATCCCTTGACCGATGTTTGGCAAATTATTAACATCACCAAAAGATTAGATGCTAGTGAACAAGGTATTGATAAG tTAACGAAAATGGTACAAGATGTGATGAAAGGTGACATAAGCCTAGCGACAACCGAGATATCAAAGTTGGAAGAAAAGATAACGCATTTGGAAAACTCTTTAAACAATTTGGAAAATGTCGTTAAGAATTTGCATGTGATCGCAAGCGAATATGGCGCAGAGATGGAACAAGAAGTCGAAAAAGAGATAATAGAAGGTGCAGAGGAACCTCATCCACCAGCGGCTCAACGAATTTCGTTAAGCGAGCTCTTGGGTGGAATAGATATAAAAGAGATGCACAAAGACGTGGCTACGTTGCAGGAGGAGGttaatcaaataaagaatGATTTGAAGAATTTAGAGAACGAGTTCGGCCAGGCAAAAGATG aattcGTCACTAAACTAGATCAAAAACATCAAACAATACAAACACTAAAGGAGCAGCTCGAAGAAGTAGCGCAAGAAGctaagaagaaaatagaggTTGTaactgaaataaaagaagtagaaaaagaagagcCTAAAGAAATACCTAAAGAAATACCTAAGGAAGTGCCTAAAGAAACACCTAGGGAAACTCCTACAGATTCGCCAAAACCaatgaaagaggaaaaaggggTAAATTCGGAGGAATTGGAGACCGTGAAAGGTCGAATCTCAAAATTAGAAAAGGATGTGATGAATTTGCACGAGAAAGTAGAGACTACACACATAATCGATGCTGCCAATCTCGAGAACATGGCGTCCAAAGTTCAGGAAATGCAAGGTGATGTGGAGAAATTGACCCAGATTACAGATAATCTGATCGATGAACGCGAAACTCGCGAGATGCATTTCAGC GCGTTACTAGAGCAAGTAGAACTTTTGAAAACGATTAAAGCTGACAGAGAAGATCTGGAGGAGGCGCTTGCCGAGAAAGCTGATGCCCAGGCGATACACAGAAag GTGTCTTACGACCAATTCGATGCGGCTTGCGATGATCTCGCTCATGGTCTCGAAGACGCGATCAATAAATTAGGGCAACAGGAAATGATCTTGCAACAAGCTCTAGACGAAGTGCAAAAGGAGATCGAGGGTAAAGTAGACAAGATCGAGATATCTCCGTTGAAAGAGTTCGTGAACCAGCGACTGAAGGTGCTCCAAGATAAGCTGAAGAAGGTGGCGGAAGCGAGAGAGGAAATCGAGGCTGCTGGAACGAAGAAGTTGCTCAg GGACGTTCAATGCATATCCTGTGACAAGGATGTGGTCATGAGGATGGATGGCGTTCCCAGATTTAAAGTGGAAACATTACCATGCACCACAAGCATGAAGCCATATCTGACCTACGAGTTGGATCAAGTTAGAAAACAGCACAGGAAATTGCCCCATAGCAGAAATATGATTCAATTCGAGGCAGCTATTCAAGAGGAGGCAAAGAAACAGAGGAGTGCGAGAGCAGAGGCACTTGTAAAGACTCCTAG AGATCATCTGTGCAATCGATACTGCGGCGGTAGTCACACGATTACGACTCCACAGCAGAGAGTAATGCGAGTGGGCCATTTCCTCACTCAGTGGGGACCGGAAATAATTCAGCTGACGGAAGGGATGATAAAGGGAACGGATGGTAGAATGTACAAAAGTCGGCGTATGCCAGAAAAAATCGACGTTTGCGGGCCTGCATACTGCGATTTGCCATCGGTAATCGTTCATTATCTATGCACTTTTCAGCTTCGAAAGATAACGGAAGATAATTGGATTTCAGGACAGACAGTCTGCGATTTCCGTGAACTCCTCTATACCACCGCATAA
- the LOC107998303 gene encoding uncharacterized protein LOC107998303 isoform X2 encodes MNSTKWNLVSMVILSLISMGIQSSSKQAGQAKIRSQKRHISDHSFNEPFYWEHIIREFVFRTISPPPTGNYHLYRRVLEAPFYNGPFPIAPSDATDVVLSRGDVYHLPSGHWLFCQQGCTECALCNDHTHATVKWVLRRIKRISSHGGSRHDLQVTIVPQIDGSYHMRSLWPQSYVYVTSQGEQDIYLNDKHNYRNDASAYATVENDSSGEQKKIKQFWIYADKNSLPEKRIVVETSDNRGEHVSTKRVPENVTRVQSVESTSAMPRKEDEERIDLKNVKRQRSETMQPSSNSSSTDVRSKETGGRTKQLIPRLILGTDQMGQKHLVHVVPADATTNTSLINSVMSNVLNSSGQNRTAYQRILRRILDSLNNNRRSIERFLELPMMSTEKSNQQNEHQEQETRSNLPGLQGQANHPYTVHNNRNESSFQKRWPYTLNWNKQRTE; translated from the exons ATGAATTCTACGAAGTGGAATCTTGTCTCGATGGTGATA CTCTCATTGATCTCCATGGGAATACAATCGTCATCGAAGCAAGCCGGCCAAGCAAAGATACGATCCCAAAAACGTCACATCTCCGATCACTCGTTCAACGAGCCGTTCTACTGGGAGCACATCATCCGGGAATTCGTGTTCAGAACGATCTCACCGCCGCCAACCGGCAACTATCACCTCTACAGACGTGTCTTGGAGGCGCCATTTTACAACGGTCCCTTCCCAATCGCCCCGAGCGACGCAACTGACGTTGTTCTCTCTCGTGGCGATGTTTACCACTTGCCAAGCGGCCACTGGCTCTTCTGCCAGCAGGGATGCACCGAATGCGCCCTGTGCAACGATCATACCCACGCCACGGTCAAGTGGGTGCTCCGTAGAATCAAGAGAATCTCGTCGCACGGTGGCTCGAGACACGATCTTCAAGTGACGATCGTGCCGCAGATAGACGGCAGCTATCACATGAGGAGCTTGTGGCCCCAGTCGTACGTCTACGTGACGTCGCAGGGCGAGCAGGACATATACTTGAACGACAAGCATAATTATCGCAACGATGCGAGCGCTTACGCGACCGTCGAGAACGATTCTTCGGGGGAGCAGAAGAAGATTAAGCAATTCTGGATATACGCCGATAAAAATTCGTTGCCCGAGAAGCGAATTGTCGTGGAGACGAGCGACAATCGAGGCGAACATGTTTCCACCAAACGTGTTCCAGAAAACGTCACCAGGGTGCAGAGTGTGGAGAGCACGAGCGCGATGCCGAGGAAAGAGGACGAGGAGAGGATTGATCTGAAGAACGTTAAGAGGCAACGGTCGGAAACGATGCAGCCAAGTTCGAATAGCTCCTCGACGGATGTTAGATCGAAGGAAACTGGAGGCAGGACGAAGCAATTGATACCCAGGTTGATACTTGGAACTGACCAGATGGGGCAGAAACATTTGGTTCACGTAGTACCAGCCGATGCAACCACCAATACGAGTTTGATAAACTCCGTGATGTCCAATGTTTTGAACTCGTCTGGTCAGAATAGGACTGCCTATCAACGAATATTGCGTAGGATATTGGattctttgaataataatagacGGTCTATTGAAAGATTCCTTGAACTTCCAATGATGTCAACAG agaaatcgAATCAACAAAATGAACATCAGGAACAGGAAACGAGAAGTAATCTTCCAGGATTGCAGGGACAAGCAAATCATCCTTATACAGTTCACAATAATAGGAATGAGTCTTCGTTTCAGAAACGATGGCCTTATActttaaattggaataaacAAC GTACAGAATAA
- the LOC107998303 gene encoding uncharacterized protein LOC107998303 isoform X1: MNSTKWNLVSMVILSLISMGIQSSSKQAGQAKIRSQKRHISDHSFNEPFYWEHIIREFVFRTISPPPTGNYHLYRRVLEAPFYNGPFPIAPSDATDVVLSRGDVYHLPSGHWLFCQQGCTECALCNDHTHATVKWVLRRIKRISSHGGSRHDLQVTIVPQIDGSYHMRSLWPQSYVYVTSQGEQDIYLNDKHNYRNDASAYATVENDSSGEQKKIKQFWIYADKNSLPEKRIVVETSDNRGEHVSTKRVPENVTRVQSVESTSAMPRKEDEERIDLKNVKRQRSETMQPSSNSSSTDVRSKETGGRTKQLIPRLILGTDQMGQKHLVHVVPADATTNTSLINSVMSNVLNSSGQNRTAYQRILRRILDSLNNNRRSIERFLELPMMSTEKSNQQNEHQEQETRSNLPGLQGQANHPYTVHNNRNESSFQKRWPYTLNWNKQRRMSNNDTFVNNFINNTHNIGHNFNNTYILFPKVQNNDAVNKTASNNLPSKLIEDNYKNNTIHRNFKMNNVTRNNQEYNNSVFLPRKYKILVTTDSTTKSDEIMDHLQPK, encoded by the exons ATGAATTCTACGAAGTGGAATCTTGTCTCGATGGTGATA CTCTCATTGATCTCCATGGGAATACAATCGTCATCGAAGCAAGCCGGCCAAGCAAAGATACGATCCCAAAAACGTCACATCTCCGATCACTCGTTCAACGAGCCGTTCTACTGGGAGCACATCATCCGGGAATTCGTGTTCAGAACGATCTCACCGCCGCCAACCGGCAACTATCACCTCTACAGACGTGTCTTGGAGGCGCCATTTTACAACGGTCCCTTCCCAATCGCCCCGAGCGACGCAACTGACGTTGTTCTCTCTCGTGGCGATGTTTACCACTTGCCAAGCGGCCACTGGCTCTTCTGCCAGCAGGGATGCACCGAATGCGCCCTGTGCAACGATCATACCCACGCCACGGTCAAGTGGGTGCTCCGTAGAATCAAGAGAATCTCGTCGCACGGTGGCTCGAGACACGATCTTCAAGTGACGATCGTGCCGCAGATAGACGGCAGCTATCACATGAGGAGCTTGTGGCCCCAGTCGTACGTCTACGTGACGTCGCAGGGCGAGCAGGACATATACTTGAACGACAAGCATAATTATCGCAACGATGCGAGCGCTTACGCGACCGTCGAGAACGATTCTTCGGGGGAGCAGAAGAAGATTAAGCAATTCTGGATATACGCCGATAAAAATTCGTTGCCCGAGAAGCGAATTGTCGTGGAGACGAGCGACAATCGAGGCGAACATGTTTCCACCAAACGTGTTCCAGAAAACGTCACCAGGGTGCAGAGTGTGGAGAGCACGAGCGCGATGCCGAGGAAAGAGGACGAGGAGAGGATTGATCTGAAGAACGTTAAGAGGCAACGGTCGGAAACGATGCAGCCAAGTTCGAATAGCTCCTCGACGGATGTTAGATCGAAGGAAACTGGAGGCAGGACGAAGCAATTGATACCCAGGTTGATACTTGGAACTGACCAGATGGGGCAGAAACATTTGGTTCACGTAGTACCAGCCGATGCAACCACCAATACGAGTTTGATAAACTCCGTGATGTCCAATGTTTTGAACTCGTCTGGTCAGAATAGGACTGCCTATCAACGAATATTGCGTAGGATATTGGattctttgaataataatagacGGTCTATTGAAAGATTCCTTGAACTTCCAATGATGTCAACAG agaaatcgAATCAACAAAATGAACATCAGGAACAGGAAACGAGAAGTAATCTTCCAGGATTGCAGGGACAAGCAAATCATCCTTATACAGTTCACAATAATAGGAATGAGTCTTCGTTTCAGAAACGATGGCCTTATActttaaattggaataaacAACGTAGGATGTCTAACAATGAtacatttgttaataattttataaacaatactCACAATATTGgtcataatttcaataacaCTTACATTCTATTTCCTAAGGTACAGAATAACGATGCAGTAAATAAGACTGCATCTAATAATCTTCCTTCTAAATTAatcgaagataattataagaacAATACGATTCATCGTAACTTCAAGATGAATAATGTTACACGAAATAACCAAGAATATAACAATAGCGTATTTTTACctcgtaaatataaaatattagtaacTACCGACTCAACCACGAAATCTGACGAAATCATGGATCATTTACAAccaaagtaa